The Dunckerocampus dactyliophorus isolate RoL2022-P2 chromosome 16, RoL_Ddac_1.1, whole genome shotgun sequence genome includes a window with the following:
- the LOC129169523 gene encoding F-BAR and double SH3 domains protein 2-like isoform X2, whose translation MSQLHIKHQTECDLLEDLRTFSQKRASVERDYAQALQKLANQYLKREWPGSLLEEEADHRNMYCVWRAYLEGTVQVTQSRMTACDNYKVQVADPAKTARLQKEQQLRKCIEQLTTIQAELQESVKDLAKSRKKYQEAETMAQAVREKAELEAKSKLSLFQSKSSLQRATVKLKAKRSECNSKATHARNDYLLTLAAANAHQQRYYDTDLSDCLKVLDGRIYEQVKDYLVSLCQTELETYQAAHNVFSRLSNSSNGVLQEFHQQLFVQKNPIFQKVADFSYQPIDTDTVTHLLKESGMAAEHNLDKEARKWASRVAREYKSIIHTQRVLEEFGAQESLDHNAGELETKMEVARQSLRRAEMVKAKAEARLDLLREAGITVETWLKSAMNQVMEELENDRWNNLSSHDPSLSGTADLEQEEDEEETEDSGEVLDDSSSSPSSTLKNYPLTCKVLYSYKASQPDELTIEEQEILEVIDDGDMEDWVKARNRSGQVGYVPEKYLQLPSSNSLLSMLQSLAALDARSHSSSNSTEPESELPTGSVNGDSSVSFAKALYDYTGQTDDELSFPEGAIIRILSRETHEDDGFWEGEFNGVVGVFPAVLVEDLASSSENGDGQREGSTRSSPCPLAHCERSPRSPFHSGPLHSSPLQTPTVSSPQSSPCSATASPIGRPPSYHNGHHRPVPHKSPFHSPAQESPQPPKYPEGGSGTIRPVRAAPPPPKQHPRGQVKRREEVEITLV comes from the exons gacattTAGCCAAAAGAGGGCGTCTGTAGAGCGGGACTACGCCCAG GCCCTGCAGAAGTTGGCCAATCAGTACCTAAAGAGGGAATGGCCTGGCAGCCTGTTGGAAGAAGAAGCGGATCACAG GAACATGTATTGCGTCTGGAGGGCCTACTTGGAGGGTACGGTCCAGGTCACCCAGTCCAGGATGACCGCCtgtgacaactacaaagtgcaGGTTGCCGACCCCGCCAAAACAGCGAGGCTGcagaaggagcagcagctgcgCAAG TGTATCGAGCAGCTGACGACCATCCAAGCTGAGCTGCAGGAGTCCGTCAAAGACCTGGCCAAGAGCAGGAAGAAGTACCAGGAGGCGGAGACAATGGCGCAGGCCGTGCGGGAGAAGGCCGAGCTGGAAGCCAA GTCCAAGCTGAGCCTCTTCCAGTCCAAATCTAGTCTGCAGAGGGCAACTGTCAAG CTGAAAGCCAAGAGGAGCGAGTGCAACTCCAAAGCCACCCACGCCAGGAACGACTACCTTCTCACGCTAGCAGCCGCCAACGCTCACCAGCAACGCTACTACGACACAGACCTCAGCGACTGCCTCAAG GTGTTGGATGGCAGGATTTACGAGCAGGTGAAAGATTACCTGGTGTCGCTGTGTCAAACTGAGCTGGAGACCTACCAGGCCGCGCACAACGTGTTCAGCCGGCTCTCCAACAGCTCCAACGGG GTGTTGCAGGAGTTCCATCAGCAGCTGTTTGTGCAGAAGAACCCAATATTCCAGAAAGTGGCAGACTTCTCGTACCAGCCCATTGACACGGATACG GTGACACATCTGCTGAAAGAGAGCGGCATGGCAGCGGAGCACAACCTGGACAAGGAGGCCAGGAAGTGGGCCAGTCGCGTGGCTCGAGAGTACAAGAGCATCATCCACACGCAAAGG GTCCTGGAGGAATTTGGCGCTCAGGAGAGCTTGGACCACAACGCAGGAGAGCTGGAGACCAAGATGGAGGTGGCCAGGCAGAGTCTTCGGAGGGCAGAG ATGGTAAAAGCGAAAGCGGAGGCTCGCCTGGACTTGCTGAGGGAAGCGGGCATCACCGTGGAAACGTGGCTGAAGAGTGCCATGAATCAGGTGATGGAGGAGCTGGAGAACGACCGCTGGaacaacctcagcagccatgaccCTTCGCTATCC GGAACCGCCGACCTGGAGCaagaggaagacgaggaggagaCAGAGGACAGCGGCGAGGTATTGGATGACAGCAGCTCCAGCCCCTCCAGTACGCTGAAGAACTACCCCCTCACGTGCAAAGTGCTCTACTCCTACAAG GCCTCTCAGCCCGATGAGCTGACCATCGAGGAGCAAGAAATCTTGGAGGTCATCGACGACGGTGACATGGAGGACTGGGTGAAG GCCAGGAACCGGAGTGGACAGGTGGGCTACGTCCCAGAGAAGTACCTCCAGCTGCCATCCTCTAACAGCCTGCTGAGCATGCTGCAGTCTTTGGCCGCGCTGGACGCCCGATCCCATTCCTCCAGTAACTCCACAGAACCCGAAAGTGAGCTCCCAACCGGCTCCGTCAACGGCGACTCCAGCG TGTCCTTCGCCAAGGCCCTGTATGACTACACCGGACAAACGGACGATGAGCTCTCCTTCCCCGAGGGCGCCATTATCCGCATCCTGAGCCGGGAGACCCACGAGGACGACGGCTTCTGGGAGGGCGAGTTTAACGGCGTCGTCGGCGTCTTCCCCGCCGTCCTGGTGGAAGACCTGGCTAGCAGCAGCGAGAACGGAGATGGACAGCGAGAGGGCAGTACTCGG TCTTCTCCCTGCCCGCTGGCCCACTGCGAGCGCTCCCCCCGAAGCCCCTTCCACTCTGGGCCACTCCATAGCAGCCCGCTGCAGACACCCACCGTGTCGTCTCCACAGTCCAGCCCCTGCAGCGCCACAGCCTCGCCCATCGGCAGACCTCCCTCCTATCACAATGGTCACCACAGGCCGGTGCCGCACAAAAGCCCCTTTCACA GTCCCGCCCAAGAATCCCCTCAACCTCCCAAATACCCGGAGGGCGGCTCAGGCACCATCCGACCT GTCAGAGCGGCTCCTCCACCTCCGAAGCAGCACCCCCGGGGGCAGGTCAAGCGGCGGGAGGAGGTGGAGATCACGCTGGTGTGA
- the LOC129169523 gene encoding F-BAR and double SH3 domains protein 2-like isoform X1: MQPPPRKVRVTQELKHTHNDQMSQLHIKHQTECDLLEDLRTFSQKRASVERDYAQALQKLANQYLKREWPGSLLEEEADHRNMYCVWRAYLEGTVQVTQSRMTACDNYKVQVADPAKTARLQKEQQLRKCIEQLTTIQAELQESVKDLAKSRKKYQEAETMAQAVREKAELEAKSKLSLFQSKSSLQRATVKLKAKRSECNSKATHARNDYLLTLAAANAHQQRYYDTDLSDCLKVLDGRIYEQVKDYLVSLCQTELETYQAAHNVFSRLSNSSNGVLQEFHQQLFVQKNPIFQKVADFSYQPIDTDTVTHLLKESGMAAEHNLDKEARKWASRVAREYKSIIHTQRVLEEFGAQESLDHNAGELETKMEVARQSLRRAEMVKAKAEARLDLLREAGITVETWLKSAMNQVMEELENDRWNNLSSHDPSLSGTADLEQEEDEEETEDSGEVLDDSSSSPSSTLKNYPLTCKVLYSYKASQPDELTIEEQEILEVIDDGDMEDWVKARNRSGQVGYVPEKYLQLPSSNSLLSMLQSLAALDARSHSSSNSTEPESELPTGSVNGDSSVSFAKALYDYTGQTDDELSFPEGAIIRILSRETHEDDGFWEGEFNGVVGVFPAVLVEDLASSSENGDGQREGSTRSSPCPLAHCERSPRSPFHSGPLHSSPLQTPTVSSPQSSPCSATASPIGRPPSYHNGHHRPVPHKSPFHSPAQESPQPPKYPEGGSGTIRPVRAAPPPPKQHPRGQVKRREEVEITLV, from the exons gacattTAGCCAAAAGAGGGCGTCTGTAGAGCGGGACTACGCCCAG GCCCTGCAGAAGTTGGCCAATCAGTACCTAAAGAGGGAATGGCCTGGCAGCCTGTTGGAAGAAGAAGCGGATCACAG GAACATGTATTGCGTCTGGAGGGCCTACTTGGAGGGTACGGTCCAGGTCACCCAGTCCAGGATGACCGCCtgtgacaactacaaagtgcaGGTTGCCGACCCCGCCAAAACAGCGAGGCTGcagaaggagcagcagctgcgCAAG TGTATCGAGCAGCTGACGACCATCCAAGCTGAGCTGCAGGAGTCCGTCAAAGACCTGGCCAAGAGCAGGAAGAAGTACCAGGAGGCGGAGACAATGGCGCAGGCCGTGCGGGAGAAGGCCGAGCTGGAAGCCAA GTCCAAGCTGAGCCTCTTCCAGTCCAAATCTAGTCTGCAGAGGGCAACTGTCAAG CTGAAAGCCAAGAGGAGCGAGTGCAACTCCAAAGCCACCCACGCCAGGAACGACTACCTTCTCACGCTAGCAGCCGCCAACGCTCACCAGCAACGCTACTACGACACAGACCTCAGCGACTGCCTCAAG GTGTTGGATGGCAGGATTTACGAGCAGGTGAAAGATTACCTGGTGTCGCTGTGTCAAACTGAGCTGGAGACCTACCAGGCCGCGCACAACGTGTTCAGCCGGCTCTCCAACAGCTCCAACGGG GTGTTGCAGGAGTTCCATCAGCAGCTGTTTGTGCAGAAGAACCCAATATTCCAGAAAGTGGCAGACTTCTCGTACCAGCCCATTGACACGGATACG GTGACACATCTGCTGAAAGAGAGCGGCATGGCAGCGGAGCACAACCTGGACAAGGAGGCCAGGAAGTGGGCCAGTCGCGTGGCTCGAGAGTACAAGAGCATCATCCACACGCAAAGG GTCCTGGAGGAATTTGGCGCTCAGGAGAGCTTGGACCACAACGCAGGAGAGCTGGAGACCAAGATGGAGGTGGCCAGGCAGAGTCTTCGGAGGGCAGAG ATGGTAAAAGCGAAAGCGGAGGCTCGCCTGGACTTGCTGAGGGAAGCGGGCATCACCGTGGAAACGTGGCTGAAGAGTGCCATGAATCAGGTGATGGAGGAGCTGGAGAACGACCGCTGGaacaacctcagcagccatgaccCTTCGCTATCC GGAACCGCCGACCTGGAGCaagaggaagacgaggaggagaCAGAGGACAGCGGCGAGGTATTGGATGACAGCAGCTCCAGCCCCTCCAGTACGCTGAAGAACTACCCCCTCACGTGCAAAGTGCTCTACTCCTACAAG GCCTCTCAGCCCGATGAGCTGACCATCGAGGAGCAAGAAATCTTGGAGGTCATCGACGACGGTGACATGGAGGACTGGGTGAAG GCCAGGAACCGGAGTGGACAGGTGGGCTACGTCCCAGAGAAGTACCTCCAGCTGCCATCCTCTAACAGCCTGCTGAGCATGCTGCAGTCTTTGGCCGCGCTGGACGCCCGATCCCATTCCTCCAGTAACTCCACAGAACCCGAAAGTGAGCTCCCAACCGGCTCCGTCAACGGCGACTCCAGCG TGTCCTTCGCCAAGGCCCTGTATGACTACACCGGACAAACGGACGATGAGCTCTCCTTCCCCGAGGGCGCCATTATCCGCATCCTGAGCCGGGAGACCCACGAGGACGACGGCTTCTGGGAGGGCGAGTTTAACGGCGTCGTCGGCGTCTTCCCCGCCGTCCTGGTGGAAGACCTGGCTAGCAGCAGCGAGAACGGAGATGGACAGCGAGAGGGCAGTACTCGG TCTTCTCCCTGCCCGCTGGCCCACTGCGAGCGCTCCCCCCGAAGCCCCTTCCACTCTGGGCCACTCCATAGCAGCCCGCTGCAGACACCCACCGTGTCGTCTCCACAGTCCAGCCCCTGCAGCGCCACAGCCTCGCCCATCGGCAGACCTCCCTCCTATCACAATGGTCACCACAGGCCGGTGCCGCACAAAAGCCCCTTTCACA GTCCCGCCCAAGAATCCCCTCAACCTCCCAAATACCCGGAGGGCGGCTCAGGCACCATCCGACCT GTCAGAGCGGCTCCTCCACCTCCGAAGCAGCACCCCCGGGGGCAGGTCAAGCGGCGGGAGGAGGTGGAGATCACGCTGGTGTGA